The stretch of DNA ACCTCGGTTATATGCGCCGCCTGGCCAGATGGGGACTTTTGATCCGCCCTCAAGGTCAGTGGGATTCATGGCTTGCATTATCAGACGAATTTGGCAAAACGCTCTTCCAGGAAATCAATTACATCCAGGAAGGAAGAAACGCCGACCGCATCAGACATGTCTTGCGCAACCATCAGTCGATGATTGTGCCGAGGGTGTTCTGGAAGTTTACGGGTCGGCGAGTACTTACCCTGGAATATCTTCCCGGCACCAAAATCGACAAAGTCGCTGAGCTTGAACAGAAAGGGATCAACCTGGGCAAACTTGGCAACGAGCTAGTCAATGGATATCTCGAGCAAGTCTTGATGCATGGATTTTTCCACGCTGACCCACATGCAGGAAATCTCTCGGTAAACGATGAGGGCAAAGTCATCATTTATGACTTCGGCATGATGGGCGAAATAAGTGAAGCTCAAAGAGAAGCAATCACCGGGTGCATCGCAGCGGTGATAAAACGAGACACCCCCGAACTGATAAAGCATCTGACCGCCCTGGGCATCATCAAACCAGAGGCTAAGAGCGGTCCAGTGACAAGAGCTCTGGAACCGTTTCTCGAATACTATTCAGGCAAAGAGCTTCGCGATCTTGACTTCAGTGCGATCGAACACGATATCGATCAGATAGCTACTGATAAAGCCCTGACAATGCCACCAAATCTCGCCTACCTGCTGCGCTCAGGTACGACAATTGAAGGCATAGCCCGTACTTTGCGCCCTAATTTCAGCTTCGTCGAAGCGGCTAAGCCTGCTTTGAAGAAGTGGATTCTCAGCCGTCCGGCCAATGCCGCAACTTTGCTGAAAGTTATTTTCAATATCTCGGATGACAAGCTGCTCAAGCTAACTGCCGGAAAAAATAAAAACGGTGCTCGCGCCGAGGCAGAAGAAGTTAAATTTGCTGCAGCGAATCTTCAAGAAGTTAGTGATTTGAAGGCTAAAGTTTACTTACTGGAAACGCAAATAAAAGCGCAGGAGCATAAAACACGGCAGCTGATCAGCTTTTCCCTCTGGCTCTTGGCGTTTCCGCTGATCATTGCGACTTTTGCCAATATTCCAGAATATAGGAGTTATGCCAACTATTTTTTGATTGGAAATGGTGTAATGGGGGCAATAATAATGTGGCATTTGGTAGCACCGGAAAGCTTGGTAAGACGCTCCAAGAATTCCGG from Candidatus Melainabacteria bacterium encodes:
- a CDS encoding AarF/ABC1/UbiB kinase family protein, which translates into the protein MATEIRAQVPYMTDSTPPELNPELESAVPLSPLVLDSSTNLTAAKSTDSKNKFSTSSSGGLQYDSSLADASVRFRNLVTDKRFWKMAKTLASFSFEAFSDRIKPKFSKSELKRRRAVRLREALVELGPTFVKLGQFLSVRRDCLPLEIADELSLLQDKVPPFPIDLVRSTIESDLGASPEQVFVSFDPQPIASASIGQVHRATLKDGHSVVVKVQRPDLSQLFYKDLGYMRRLARWGLLIRPQGQWDSWLALSDEFGKTLFQEINYIQEGRNADRIRHVLRNHQSMIVPRVFWKFTGRRVLTLEYLPGTKIDKVAELEQKGINLGKLGNELVNGYLEQVLMHGFFHADPHAGNLSVNDEGKVIIYDFGMMGEISEAQREAITGCIAAVIKRDTPELIKHLTALGIIKPEAKSGPVTRALEPFLEYYSGKELRDLDFSAIEHDIDQIATDKALTMPPNLAYLLRSGTTIEGIARTLRPNFSFVEAAKPALKKWILSRPANAATLLKVIFNISDDKLLKLTAGKNKNGARAEAEEVKFAAANLQEVSDLKAKVYLLETQIKAQEHKTRQLISFSLWLLAFPLIIATFANIPEYRSYANYFLIGNGVMGAIIMWHLVAPESLVRRSKNSGQSRGQRR